A portion of the Streptomyces erythrochromogenes genome contains these proteins:
- a CDS encoding VOC family protein gives MERVLGIGGYFLRAADPAALTAWYRDCLGLGADEHGLWRQEPGPTVFATFESDTDYFGPRASAQQTMLNFRVRDLDAMLAQLRAKGADVAEETQDMAGVGRFGWVTDPEGNRIELWQPA, from the coding sequence ATGGAACGCGTACTCGGAATCGGCGGATACTTCCTGCGGGCTGCCGACCCGGCGGCCCTGACGGCCTGGTACCGCGACTGCCTGGGCCTCGGCGCCGACGAACACGGCCTGTGGCGCCAGGAACCCGGGCCGACGGTGTTCGCGACGTTCGAGTCCGACACCGACTACTTCGGGCCCCGCGCTTCGGCCCAGCAGACCATGCTCAACTTCCGCGTACGCGACCTGGACGCGATGCTCGCCCAACTGCGCGCCAAGGGCGCCGACGTGGCCGAGGAGACGCAGGACATGGCCGGCGTCGGCCGCTTCGGCTGGGTCACCGACCCCGAGGGCAACCGCATCGAACTCTGGCAGCCCGCCTGA